From the genome of Hydrogenovibrio kuenenii DSM 12350:
CGTGGTATTGGTTCTGAAGAAGAAGATTACACAGTCGCTGGTAGCAAAGACGGTAAGTTCTTAGTTACTTTCGATCCTTTAGATGGTTCTTCAAACATTGATGTCAACCTATCAGTTGGTACTATCTTCTCTATTCTTGAAGCGCCTGCTCAAGGTTCTGGTGATGACCAATCAATCTTCTTGCAAGAAGGCCGCAAGCAAGTTGCTGCAGGTTACGTACTTTACGGTCCATCAGCATTATTGGTACTAACAACTGGTAAAGGGGTTAACTTCTTTACTCTTGACCGTCACATTGGTGAATTTGTTCTAACCAAAGAACAAGTTAAAATCCCTGAAGAGACTAAAGAGTTTGCAATCAACATGTCTAACCAACGTTTCTGGGAACCTGGTATGCAACAATACATTGCAGACTGCCTACAAGGTGAAGAAGGTCCTCTAGGTAAGCGTTACAACATGCGTTGGGTTGCTTCTATGGTTGCTGAAGTTCACCGTATCTTGGTTCGTGGTGGTATCTTCATGTACCCATGGGATAACCGTGAGCCAGGTAAGCCAGGTAAACTACGTTTGATGTACGAAGGAAACCCTATGTCAATGCTTGTTGAACAAGCTGGCGGTCTTTCTACAACTGGACGTGAAAACATTATGGATGTGAAGCCAGAAGGTATTCACCAACGTGTACCAGTTGTTCTTGGCTCTAAAAAAGAAGTTGAGAAAGTGATGGGATATCACAAAGACTAAGTTAAGCACTTAGCCAGACTTAGAAGTTATGCACCCGCAAATGCGGGTGTTTTCATTTTGTGTTTTAGTGTTATACAAACATTTCTAAAGTAAGGAAAATCAAAATGGGTTACGCTCAAGTTTCAGCGGGTAAAGATGTACCGAATGATGTTAACGTCATTATCGAAATCCCAGCATTTGCACCACCAATCAAATATGAAGTCGATAAAGACACTGATTTGGTTTGGGTAGATCGCCTACAAGGTGCCACCATGCAATATCCGGCTAACTATGGTTACATTAACGATACATTATCTGATGATGGCGATCCGGTTGATGTGTTGGTCGTTACACCACACCCGCTTATGATTGGGTCAGTTATTCGTTGTCGCCCTATCGGTATTTTTAAAATGACTGATGACGGTGGTGAAGATGCTAAAGTCATCGCTGTTCCTGTAGACAAGCTAAGTACTATCTACTCTGCTATTGAAAAAGTGGAAGACATTCCTTTATTGAAGGAACAAGTCGAACACTTCTTTAGCCACTACAAAGACCTTGAACCTGGTAAATGGGTTAAAGTTGAAGGTTGGGGCGATGTAGAAGCTGCACGCCAAGAAATCTTAAACGGTGTAAAACAATACAACGAAAAGTAATCCGTCATTGGGCTTAGTGTAAAACTACCCCAGCCTGGCAGATTTTCATAAAAAAGCGTCCATTTTTGGGCGCTTTTTTTGTTTGTATTCAAACAGCTTATTTGTCGTTTTCCTAATATCTGTTTTTAATAATTTGTTAAATTCCCCGCCTACTCTCCGCAATGAAATATATTGCAAAAATTTTGCTCAATTTTTACGCAGAAAGTCTGAAGACTTTCTATAAGAAAGTTTGATTTAACTTTCATATTGTCTAAAAAATTTTGCGTTAGAATGAAATTCCAATCATGAAGGCGAGGTGAATATCATGTCTTTTATGCTCACATTTTTAAGCGTTGCATTTTTTGCGATTGCACTAGGGTTTATCACACAGAGACTAAAGACTCACAACCAGCGTCGCGCCAAAAGAACGTTGAACCCCATGGCATCTTATATCTCGGAAACTACGCAGTTATCCGACCATTTGAAGTAATCATTCAATCCTCCCCCTATCCGACTTCAATCGTTTCTTCGGAATCGAAAGGGGTCGGAGTTTTTTATCGATACAGCCTTTGATAAGTTCCGCCAGCGACCACGAGATCTTCATGACTACCGGACTCGATAATATGACCATCCTCAAACACCAGAATACGATCTGCTTGCTTGATAGAGCTCAGACGATGCGCCACAATCAAAGTCGTTCGACCTTTCAAGAAAGGAGCAAGGTCTTCGTATAGCTTTCTTTCGGTTTCCATATCCAGAGCTGAAGTCGCCTCATCCATAATGACGACTTTTGGATCTTGTAAAATCATCCGAGCAATCGCCAACCTCTGTCGCTGGCCACCAGATAATTTAATACCATTACGCCCAACTACTGCATCTAACTGTTCATCCAACGCTTCTATCGTTTCTTTCAATTGCGCCTGCTTAAGTGCTTGCCAAAGCATTTCATCAGTCAAATCACGCCCTAAAGATAAATTAAAGCGTACGCTGTGATTAAATAGAACAGGATGCTGCAAGACGGTAGCGACTTGCTCTCGCACCAAATCTTGTCCAATTTGTTCAATTGGAATACCGTTATAACAAACCACCCCAGAGTCTTGCTGGTAAAAACCCAATAATAGTTGCACGAGCGTTGTCTTTCCGCCGCCACTGGCGCCAACAAATGCCAGTTTTTCACCCGGCTTAATTTCAAAACTCAAGTTATGCAATACAGGTTCGTTTTTTCCAGGATACGTAAAAAATAGATTTTTTACTTCCAACGACACCTGATCTTCTTCAAATGGATTTGGTCCGGATAATTTATAAACAGGCTCTTGTTTTAAATCCAACACTTGATTGATACGTTGTAACGCACCACTTCCCGCACTGTAGCTATATTGAATTGCTAAAATCTCTTGGACTGGCCCCATCATGAACCATAAATAGCCAAATACCGCCATCATTTCACCAATGGTCAATCCAGAAAACAACACCATCAACATACTGACACCACGGAAGATATCGAAGCCAACTAGGAAAATTAGAAATGAAATTCGACTTGCTGCATCCGAACGCCAAGTAAAGGCTTCTGAATGACTTTTTATATCTAAAGCTTTACCGCGAATACGATCGAAAAAAGGTCTATCTTGGTTGGCTGCACGCACTTGTTGCAGCGCATCCAACGTTTCTGACAATGACTGCTGAAACGCATCAATCGCCGTATTTTCGTCTTTTTTCAGTCGTTTGACGTGATGTCCCATTCTCATGGTGAAATACACCACTAACGGATTCAAAAATAAAATAAACAAGGCCAACTGCCAATTCAGCCACAATAGTACAAAGGTGGTGCCTATCAACGAAAAAATGGCAATAATCAACTTACCAACAGTGGTGCCTAAAAAAGTATCTAAGGTATTAACATCATTCACCATAGTTGAGGTGACACTGCCACTCCCCATGGTTTCGTATTGCGTCATTGCCACACCTTGAACACGTGCAAGCAAATCCTGACGAATACGGTAAGTCACATCTTTGGCAATAACCGTAAACTGCTGAACCTGCCAAACACCAAACACCACACCAAGAAAACGTAATAGGATGGTGACAAGAGAGACGATTAAAATATAACCAACCGCAGTCTGCCAACCTTGGGGAATAATGGTATTTAGTCCATTCACAATCATGCCAGGCTTATGCAAAAGCACTTCATCCACGAGTAACGGTAACAGCAAAGGCAAAGGGACAGTCGCCAACATCGCAAACAATGCAATAACATGCGCTTTAATAAGGTTAGGCTTGTGTGCGAACACTAAATCGGCAATACGTTGCCAAGTATATTCACCCTTAACTTTATTCACAGAATATTTTTCTTTCTTCACCACTGAAGAAGGCTGGACAGAAGATTGGGAATTAGATGTCATAGCTGAAACAGTCGCTTGAAGTTATCTGTTGTGGTTTGAGCCATTTCTTCAAAGCTAACCTCTCGCAATTTTGCCAACTCTTCGACGACATAACGAGTAAAGCCAGGTTGATTGGTTTTTCCTCGATAAGGCACAGGGGCAAGGTAAGGAGAATCTGTTTCCACCAAAATACGATCTGCCGGAATGGCTTTTGCCACTTTTTTTAATTCCAGTGCATTTTTAAACGTAACAATACCGGAAAACGAAATATAAAAGCCTAACTCCATTGCGCGCTTAGCAGTTTCCAAGTCTTCTACAAAGCAGTGCATAATGCCGCCCACTTCTTGTGCGCCTTCTTCTGCCAAAATACGCAAGCAATCTGGTGTAGAGTTTCGTGTATGAATAATTAGAGGTTTTGACAATTGCTTAGCCAAACGAATCATTTGTCTAAAGCGATCCTGCTGCCAAGTCATGTCCTGTTCTTCTGCATCAAAGTGAAAATAATCCAACCCCACTTCACCGATGGCAATAACTTTTGGATGACTGGCCGCTGCAATCAATGCATCGTCACTAACAAACACCTCTTTTTCTTCACAAGGATGAATGCCAATAGCTGCATAAACTTCTTCATACTGGTCAGCAATGCCCAATATGTCTTGCCACTGATCTGGATGAATGGCGATGCACAGCATTTTATCCACAGACAACTCATGAGCTGTTTTAATAACCTGATCAAGATTCCCGACTTTTTCTTCAGGCAAAATATTGAGATGACAATGTGAATCAATAATCATAATTTTTGTTTAAAACCTTGTTATTGCTTGATTTGAGAGGGAAATTACACCCATTGACCACGAATCCAGTCACCTTTCATAACAGAAAATAATGGCTGATTCGGATCGAAATCTGGTTTTTGATGTGCTAACCACGCTAGGCACAGACTTTCCAGTAATAGCTCTTTGTTAGCATTTTGTCGCCATGTTTGCTTGGCTTGTAATACCCATTTCTGAAATAACACCCAGTTAGGATTAAAATCCAACTTGTTTTGATATGACGCAGAACGTATTGCATCCACCGTCCACAAATAGAACCAATCAAACACCTGCTCAGGGTGCTCAAACTTAACCCATTTTTCTACAACTTGAGAAACGGCTAATTTACCATTTCTCAGTGCTTTCATATCGGATTGCCATTCCGATTCCAACTCAAAACCTTTATCTTCAATCCATTGTTTTGCATTAAGAGGCGCACCCCAATTAACCTTTAAGGCTCTTTTTAACAGGGCATCATCTGCTTGAGGCACACTTTGAGACAACCAAGCATAAGCTTGGTCAAAAGCTGGCGTAGAAAATCGCAGTTGACGGCAACGGCTAACAATCGTCGCGGGCAAACGCCCTGCATGATGGGTTGTTAACAATAAGACAGTGCGAGCTGGTGGTTCTTCAAGTGTTTTGAGCAAAGCGTTAAATGCGGAACGATTTAAATGCTCTACCGCTTCTATTAAGGCAACCTTATAACCACCTTGATGAGATGTACTGAATATTTTGTCACTTAGTTGGCGAATTTGATCGACAGAAATTTCTTTTTTATCTTCGGGTATGCTTACTCGGAAAAAATCGGGATGTGTAAGCTGCGTAAACTGGTGGCATTGTGCGCACTGCCCACAAGCCTCTAGCCCTGGTTGTTGGCACAGAATACCTTGTGCAACTTGCTCAGCAAACCCCGTCATACCAATCCCATCAGTACCCGCCAATAAGTAGGCGTGACCTATACCATAGTCCTGGGCATTAGGTTGCGACTGTGCAGTTTGGGCTAACCATTCCTGCCAAAGAGATTCTAACCAAGGTAATACCAAAATATTTCTATTCCTTTGCCTAAATTAGGCAACGACTTTTTTGCCTGCTGACAAGCAAAGTTGCTTAAGCTTTTGCTCAACCTGCGCCTGAACCTGCACCAATGGCAAGCCGGCATCAATCACTTCATAGCGTTGTGGTGCTTGCTTCGCTCGATTTAAATATGCTGAGCGCACTTTTTCAAAGAAATCATGCTCTTCTTCTTCAAAACGATCAGTTTGCCCACGTGACTTCACGCGCTTCATTCCTTCTTCGATCGACAGATCAAAAACAAACGTCATATTTGGATAAAAGCCTTGTTGAACCCACTGCTCCAACTCCAAAATACGACCATAGGAAATACCGCGCGCGGCACCTTGATAAGCATAAGAAGCATCCGTAAAACGATCCGAGATAACCCACTTCCCGGCTTCTAGTGCAGGAATAATTTTTTCTTGAAGATGCTGGTTACGTGCGGCAAACATCAGCAACAACTCGGTTTCTGCTGTCATTGCGGTATTGTTATTATCAAGCAAAATGGCTCGTACAGCTTCACTGATATCAGTCCCCCCAGGCTCACGGGTGGTAATCACTTCTATATCCTGAGCCTTGAGCCAGCTTTCCATAAACTTGAGATTGGTTGACTTACCGGCACCTTCAGTACCTTCAAGCGTAATAAATTTACCTAAATATTTGTGTTTCATTCAACAAACAATGACCTTTAACGACACCCCAGCCTGGTAGATTTTTACAAAAATCACCAACCTGAAGTTAATAAACTATTTGGATTTAACCGGATTTACAGCTGACTTTCCGGCTTCTTTTTCTTTAATCAAATAAGCTCTCACGGCACGATTATGCTCTGCAAGCGTATTTGAGAAACGATGCTGACCATCTCCATTGGCAACAAAATACAATGCTTTTGTTTCAGCCGGATGAAATACAGCTTTGATGGCATCTGCGCTGGCCAACGCAATCGGTGTTGGCGGCAGTCCGTTTATACGATAAGTATTATAAGGGGTTTTGGTTAACAAATCTTTTTTACGAATATCACCGTCATACTTTGCTCCTATCCCATAAATTACAGTAGGATCAGACTGTAGGCGCATATGCTTCTTCAGACGATTAATAAACACTGCTGCGATTTTAGGACGCTCAGGCCCATAACCCGTTTCTTTTTCGACAATGGAAGCCAAAATCAAAGCTTGATAAGCTGTCTTAAAAGGTAAGTCTGATGAACGAGCTTGCCATTCTTTATCCAGTAAGGTTTGCAAATCATGATGTGCGCGCTTAAGAACAGACAAATCCGTATCACCCGCCGTGTACAAATAAGTCTCAGGCAAAATCATCCCTTCCAAAGCCCCGGAAACACCGAGTTCTGTTTGTAATGATTGTTGATTAAAATTCGTATGCTTCATTTTGGGCATGGCTGCCAGCTTTTGTAACGACTGCTGAAAGGTTTCGCCTGCAATGAACGTCATTGGGTAAGCGACATTCTTTCCTTCAGTCAGTTGCTTAACTAACTGCTCTACCGTCCAACTAGGTTGAATTTCAAACTCCCCTGTCTGAATCTTTTGCGATTTTCCTACGATTTTTAAATACCAACGCAGCCAGTGAGGGTGTCGAATCAATCTTTCTTTGTGTAAAAGGTTCGCCACCGACTTACCGGAAGCCCCTTTCGGAATATCAATCACTTTCGCTTGGCTTAAAGATGAAATAGGTGCGGTTAAAAACTGTTTGAATGTCCAACCTTCAACTGACAGCCAGATAACAGCGAAACAGATAGCAATAACTTTTAATAAAAAAATACTTTTTTTCATAGCGTTTTAGATGGTGTAAATAACTCTTGATAATGCGTGCGATTTTCGGCTGCCCATTTCATCCAATCATAGGCTAATTGAAGTGTTTTTTCAGTGCTGAATTGTCTCTCTAGTGTTTTATTTATAAATTTAGTCACTGGCATAACACCTCTTAAAGCATTACATAACAAAATTTCGTCCGCTTGATTCAGTACATTTAAATGAAAACGGTCAACCTGTACCTGATAACCTTGTGACTTAGCCAAGTCTAAAATAACGGGCAAAGTTGTGCCACTTACACCGCAAGACGTCAATTCAGGCGTATAAACCGTATTTTCGCAAATCCACAATAAATTAGACTGGGTTGCGGAAACACACTCTCCTGACAAACTACACATAACCGCTTCATCGAATGATGACTCCATCAATGCTTGGCGAGCCAAAACATTTTCTAAGCGATTCAAATGCTTTAAACCTGCTAACAAAGGTTGTTGTCCATAACAGACATCACTCACCGTTAACTTTTGTGGAAAAATCTGCCAGGCTGGGTGTTCGTCATCAAATGAAAATGTATCCTTAGATTCGATTAACGCTTCAAAAGCAACGCCGCCAACACTTGGATAAGGCATCGCTTGAAAGATCCAGTTCGTACTTCCCTGACCTTTCTCTGGTGGTTGATAACCCTTCCCCCCAAACCCGCGCGTAACCAAAATTTTCAGCGCCATACGTTCAGGCACTACTTCATCCGAATCAACTAATGATTCTACAAAACAAGAAAAGTCTTCAATCAGTTTTGTAAGATTCAAATCCTGAAACTTAAGACGCTCTGCACTTTGTTGAATGCGTTTAAGGTGCGCTGACCAATTAACCAGACCACCGTCTAATAAAAGTATCGTGGTGAAAAAACCATCACCATACTGCAAACCTCTGTCCAGCAAGCCATGATTAAAACTCAATTGATCGTCTTGAAGTGGCTGTCCGTTATACCAGGTGGTCATAAACTCGCTCCAGCTTCCAAAGCGCGAATCAACCCCTTCGCTTTATGTCGGGATTCCATCAGCTCTCGTTCTGCAATTGAGTCTGCTACGATTCCTGCTCCCGCTCTGAATTGAATGTCCGAACCTTGTTTTAACATGGTTCTGATCAGAATATTAAAGTCCAAACTGCCATCACGATTGATATAACCTAAAGAGCCAGTGTAGGCCAAGCGAGGCATTTGCTCTAACTCACCAATAATTTCCATACAGCGCACTTTGGGACAACCGGTAATGGTTCCCCCTGGAAAAGTCGCATGAATCACTTCCAGTGGAGAAACGCCTTCTTTTAAGTGACCGCGAACATTTGATACGATGTGATGCACATGCTCATAAGTCTCAATCACCATCAGTTCATTGACTTCAACCGACCCAGCCTGGCAGATTCTACCCAAGTCATTACGCTCCAAATCAATCAACATTATATGCTCGGCAATTTCTTTTGGGTGCTGGCGAAGTTCTTCAACTAACGCACAATCTTTTGCCAGATCTTCACTACGACGACGCGTACCGGCAATAGGTCTCGTTTCTACCCGAGGTGCTTGATAGCGTACTAAACGTTCTGGAGAAGAGCTTATTATCTGCCAATCTCCAAAATCCACTAAAGCAGCAAAAGGTGCTGGATTATTATTTCTTAAAGATTCATAAACGGAAACGGCATCATCAGTCGAAAGTGAAACTGACCATTGACGAGATAAATTCACTTGGAAAATATCGCCTGACAAAATATATTCCTTAATGTCCGCTATCCCATCAAGGTATTTATCTTCCGGCTCTTCAGATTGAGACAAAATATCGAAGGGGCTGATTTTTAGTACTGCTTTACGACACTTCTCAAAAGCCTCTCTCATTAAATCAAAATGAGATTCAAAGCCAACTTCCGTGACCATATAAAGCGCCTCATTGCTCTTATCATAAATAAAAGCCGAAGGCACTCGCACTATAGATGCTAAGGGTAGAGAGGATTCTGTCTGTTGAGGCAGCTGTAATGTCGGCTCTATGACTTCTGCATAGTCATAACTAAAATAGGAAAACCAACCGCCACTAAAGGGTAAATCTAGGCAACTTTGCTCGTCAGACTCAACTTTAAGCGAAGAAAAGTCGTGTTCAAACTTTTGAACGAACTGTTCAGCTTCAATTGGGTTGTTCAAACAAAGAGTTTCTTGCGGAAAAGCAAAGAGAATATCGAATTGATTGGCATCACTTGAAGTACTAGCCCCAGAAATGTTCTGGGACTGTGCAACGCTTTCAAGCAAAAAAGGATAAGCGGTTGAGTCTAACTGGTGTAGCTTCAGTAAATCAAATACACCATCAAACAGTTTTTCTACCAGATAGTAACTGTTTGACGAAAGCACTGACTCTGAAGCCGATTTACCCGCTATCAAATGCAGCCCTAGATTTTTGCGAAGACCAAAGTTGCGTTGGTACCACCAAAACCTAGAGAGTTAGACACAGCATAGTCAATTTTAGACTGTCTTGCTTCACCTGAAACAAAGTCTAAATCACAACCTTCATCAGGATTTTCTAAATTCATCGTAGGAGGTAATACCTGCTCTTCAATCGCTTTGGCTACAAAAACTGCTTCCATTGCACCTGCTGCACCCAATGCATGACCGGTTACAGACTTGGTCGAACTCATCGTTAGGTTATAGGCATGTTGTCCAAATACAGACTTAACAGCACCGACTTCACATACATCACCTGCTGGCGTAGAAGTTCCATGAGCATTGATATAATCAACTTGGTCAGGATTCAGTTTTGCGTTGTTGATAGCATTTTGGATAGCACGTGCACCGCCTGCACCACCTTCAGCAGGTTTAGTCATATGGTAGGCGTCACCGCTCATACCAAAACCAATGACTTCACAGTAAATTTTTGCACCACGCGCTTTAGCGTGCTCATATTCTTCCAATACAACCACACCCGAACCATCACTTAGAACAAAACCATCGCGATCTTTATCCCATGGACGACTTGCCGTCTTAGGATCATCATTTCGAGTGGAAAGCGCTTTAGCAGCTGCAAATCCTGCCAAACCAAGAGGTGTCGCTGCATGCTCTGCTCCACCTGCAAGCATAACGTCCGCATCACCCATTTGAATCATTCTAAAAGAATCTCCAATTGAGTGTGTGCCTGTTGCACAAGCGGTTGCGATTGCCATGTTTGGACCTTTAAGGCCGTGCATAATCGAAAAGTTACCAGAAACCATATTCACAATGGCACTCGGTACAAAAAAAGGTGAAACACGACGTGGGCCAGAAGCACTTAATACGCTATGTTGCTTTTCAATAGCGCCAATCCCACCGATACCAGAACCGATTGATACACCGATTCTAAAATCATTTTCTTCAGTTACGACTAGACCTGAATCTTTTAGCGCTTCTGTTCCAGCCATTAAACCGTAATGAATAAAAGGATCCATTTTTTTGGCGTCCTTTGCCGAAATTACTTGAGTGACATCAAATCCTTTTACTTCACCACCAAATGTAACTGCAAAGCCTTCAGTATCAAAAGAAGATAGATAATCAATTCCGCTTCTTCCTGCCAAAACAGCATCCCATGAATCCGCAGTATTGTTTCCCATTGGTGTTACGCATCCAACACCTGTAATTACAACTCGACGCATCTAATGTATTTTCCTTGTTATTCTTTACGACTCGGTCTCATAAAAACAAAAAAAGCCGTAAAAACGGCCTTTTTTTTATAGAAAAGCTTATTACTTAGTCTAAGTTAGCTTCAATATAAGACGTAGCTTGTGCCAAAGTAGCGATTTTTTCAGCTTCTTCGTCTGGAATTTCACAATCAAACTCTTCTTCTAGAGCCATTACCAACTCAACTGTGTCTAGAGAGTCTGCGCCCAAATCATCGATGAATGAAGCATCAGGAGTAACTTGACCTTCTTCAACACCTAGTTGTTCAACAACGATTTTCTTTACGCGCTCTTCAATACTGCTCATGGAATATTCTCCGGTTTTTGTTTAAGTTAAATTAAATGCCGCCATTTTCGCCTTAACCCACTCATTTTTCAAGCTTTTTATTACATCTATTTTGAAAAATTGAGGAAAATCAAAGGTTAATTAAATCATGTACATACCACCATTCACGTTTAGTGTTTGACCAGTAATGTAACTACCACCCTCTGAAGCCAAGAAAGTCACTGACTTGGCAATGTCTTCAGGAGAACCTAAACGTTTTAATGGAATTTGTTGTGTTAAGGAATCGCGTTGTTCTTGAGGAAGCGCGCGAGTCATATCGGTATCGATAAATCCTGGTGCAACGGTATTAACGGTAATATTTTTAGAACCAACTTCTCTTGCAAGAGATTTACTAAAACCAATTATTCCAGCTTTAGCTGCTGCATAGTTAGTTTGCCCGGCATTACCCATCACACCAACCACAGATGCAATATTAATGATTGCACCACCTTTTGCTTTCATCATACCGCGCAAACAAGCTTTTGACATACGATAAACAGAACTCAGGTTTGTTTGGATAATATCATCCCACTCATCATCCTTCATGCGCATTAATAAATTATCACGGGTAATACCAGCGTTATTAACCAAAATCGTTGGCACACCAAACTTTTCGGTCGTTTCCGCCAAAACTGCAGCAATCATTTCAGCTTGAGTCACGTCTAAACACATGCCTGTACCGGTCGCACCAGCTTCTTTCAAATATTCTGAAATCGCGTTAGCACCTGATTCAGAGGTTGCCGTTCCTATAACAGTGGCACCGTTCGCTGCCAAATCTAGTGCAATGGCTTTACCGATACCGCGACTGGCGCCCGTTACAAAAGCAATCTTTCCTGTTAACATATTCCTTCCTCAGCTCAAATTTGATATCGTAATTTTAAATGATTGAAATCAAAATGAATTAAATTTTTGTTGGTTTATTTTTTACAAGCCTTCTAAAGCTTTTGCGACAGAACCTGCATCGTATACAGCTGTCATACCCATTTTTTTATCGATACGACGGTTTAGACCCATCAACACCTTACCAGGCCCAAGCTCAAATAACTTTTCAACGCCTTGGGCTTTCATGGACTCAACAGTTTTCACCCATTGCACAGGCATATAAAGCTGCTCTACCAATGCTTGCTTAATCGCTGATGCATCTGAAAACGACTGTACGCTGGCATTATGTATAACTGGAATTGTCGGCACATTAAACTCAATTGATGCCAGAGTCTCACTTAAAGCTTCTGCAGCTGGTTTCATTAAAGAACAGTGCGAAGGCACACTAACTGCCAAAGGTACAACTCGCTTAGCACCAGCTTCTTCAAATAACAGTAACGAAGCATCCACTGCTGCTTTTGCGCCAGCAATCACAACTTGGCCTGGTGAGTTAAAATTTACAGCCTCAACCACACCATCTACTTGTGCACAAATATCAATAATCTGCTGATCTTCCAGCCCAAGAATAGCTGCCATTGCACCCTCACCTGCTGGTACAGCTGTCTGCATTAAACGACCACGCGTTTC
Proteins encoded in this window:
- a CDS encoding aminodeoxychorismate synthase component I — translated: MIAGKSASESVLSSNSYYLVEKLFDGVFDLLKLHQLDSTAYPFLLESVAQSQNISGASTSSDANQFDILFAFPQETLCLNNPIEAEQFVQKFEHDFSSLKVESDEQSCLDLPFSGGWFSYFSYDYAEVIEPTLQLPQQTESSLPLASIVRVPSAFIYDKSNEALYMVTEVGFESHFDLMREAFEKCRKAVLKISPFDILSQSEEPEDKYLDGIADIKEYILSGDIFQVNLSRQWSVSLSTDDAVSVYESLRNNNPAPFAALVDFGDWQIISSSPERLVRYQAPRVETRPIAGTRRRSEDLAKDCALVEELRQHPKEIAEHIMLIDLERNDLGRICQAGSVEVNELMVIETYEHVHHIVSNVRGHLKEGVSPLEVIHATFPGGTITGCPKVRCMEIIGELEQMPRLAYTGSLGYINRDGSLDFNILIRTMLKQGSDIQFRAGAGIVADSIAERELMESRHKAKGLIRALEAGASL
- the fabF gene encoding beta-ketoacyl-ACP synthase II — its product is MRRVVITGVGCVTPMGNNTADSWDAVLAGRSGIDYLSSFDTEGFAVTFGGEVKGFDVTQVISAKDAKKMDPFIHYGLMAGTEALKDSGLVVTEENDFRIGVSIGSGIGGIGAIEKQHSVLSASGPRRVSPFFVPSAIVNMVSGNFSIMHGLKGPNMAIATACATGTHSIGDSFRMIQMGDADVMLAGGAEHAATPLGLAGFAAAKALSTRNDDPKTASRPWDKDRDGFVLSDGSGVVVLEEYEHAKARGAKIYCEVIGFGMSGDAYHMTKPAEGGAGGARAIQNAINNAKLNPDQVDYINAHGTSTPAGDVCEVGAVKSVFGQHAYNLTMSSTKSVTGHALGAAGAMEAVFVAKAIEEQVLPPTMNLENPDEGCDLDFVSGEARQSKIDYAVSNSLGFGGTNATLVFAKI
- the acpP gene encoding acyl carrier protein codes for the protein MSSIEERVKKIVVEQLGVEEGQVTPDASFIDDLGADSLDTVELVMALEEEFDCEIPDEEAEKIATLAQATSYIEANLD
- the fabG gene encoding 3-oxoacyl-ACP reductase FabG encodes the protein MLTGKIAFVTGASRGIGKAIALDLAANGATVIGTATSESGANAISEYLKEAGATGTGMCLDVTQAEMIAAVLAETTEKFGVPTILVNNAGITRDNLLMRMKDDEWDDIIQTNLSSVYRMSKACLRGMMKAKGGAIINIASVVGVMGNAGQTNYAAAKAGIIGFSKSLAREVGSKNITVNTVAPGFIDTDMTRALPQEQRDSLTQQIPLKRLGSPEDIAKSVTFLASEGGSYITGQTLNVNGGMYMI
- the fabD gene encoding ACP S-malonyltransferase, producing MSYAFVFPGQGSQSIGMMADMADQYSVVKSTFEEASDALGYDLWQVTQDGPEEKLNQTDVTQPAMLTAGIATYRVLAAEKTLSPAYLAGHSLGEYTALVASGVMDLAQGVKLVETRGRLMQTAVPAGEGAMAAILGLEDQQIIDICAQVDGVVEAVNFNSPGQVVIAGAKAAVDASLLLFEEAGAKRVVPLAVSVPSHCSLMKPAAEALSETLASIEFNVPTIPVIHNASVQSFSDASAIKQALVEQLYMPVQWVKTVESMKAQGVEKLFELGPGKVLMGLNRRIDKKMGMTAVYDAGSVAKALEGL